One segment of bacterium DNA contains the following:
- a CDS encoding cyclic nucleotide-binding domain-containing protein, translated as AECTAIAEIGKERNIKAGTILGTEGEKAEEFYLVVDGQLEISTNAALVEHMPVTIASVGPGQISGWSSMYKDGKLTATIKATKDSKLFVWNALQLHEFLIRNCGMGYRILQEILSVVAKRLVNTRVSLMSCVMENK; from the coding sequence TGCTGAATGCACGGCTATAGCTGAAATCGGAAAGGAAAGGAATATTAAGGCCGGTACTATCCTCGGGACAGAGGGAGAAAAAGCTGAAGAGTTTTACCTGGTTGTCGATGGACAGTTGGAAATTTCTACGAATGCGGCTCTAGTCGAGCATATGCCAGTGACTATCGCATCAGTTGGCCCTGGTCAGATTTCGGGATGGTCCTCCATGTACAAAGATGGTAAACTCACGGCTACCATAAAAGCCACCAAGGATTCCAAGCTTTTCGTATGGAACGCCCTTCAACTACACGAATTTCTGATTCGGAATTGCGGTATGGGCTATCGAATATTACAGGAGATTCTTTCAGTGGTTGCAAAACGTCTTGTCAATACAAGAGTGTCTCTGATGAGCTGCGTAATGGAAAATAAGTAG